A window of candidate division TA06 bacterium contains these coding sequences:
- a CDS encoding glycine dehydrogenase subunit 2, producing MHRLHQKTWVLWPVFTLTPVFGAGIVVGLYRRLVGLAEKVLKELSSPGRMGHRLPDLDVPEMGLKKLIPEKFLRSSPPPLPEVSEVDVVRHFTNVSQLNYHIDKGFYPLGSCTMKYNPKVNEDTCRLPGFAGLHPYQPEKTAQGALQLMWELQRCLCEISGLDEMSLQPAAGAHSELVGMLMIRAYHEKKGNPRTKVLIPDSAHGTNPASSAVTGYTSVEIKSNEKGLVDSDGLKASMDETVAALMLTNPNTLGLFETEIKEIVHIVHAKGGLIYLDGANLNALLGIFRPGDVGVDVVHFNLHKTFSTPHGGGGPGGGGVGVLQGLAPFLPVPAVVKKEERFILDHDRPDSIGNVHAFYGNFGVIVRAWTYIKMLGSEGLRRVAENAVINANYAMRSLEKYYDLPHKQNCMHEFVLSGDRQIKHGVRTRDIGKRLLDYGVHAPTIYFPLIVHEALMIEPTETESRESLDKFIDAMISIAREAEENPSLVRNAPHTTPVKRLDEAKAARSLDVRWK from the coding sequence ATGCATAGATTGCACCAGAAGACGTGGGTTCTGTGGCCCGTTTTCACCTTGACACCGGTGTTTGGCGCCGGTATAGTGGTAGGTCTTTACAGGAGGTTGGTGGGCTTGGCTGAAAAAGTGCTTAAAGAATTATCTTCTCCGGGACGCATGGGGCACAGGCTTCCAGACCTGGACGTGCCTGAAATGGGATTGAAGAAACTCATCCCGGAGAAGTTTCTCAGGTCTTCTCCACCACCTCTGCCTGAAGTAAGCGAAGTAGATGTTGTGCGCCATTTCACGAACGTCTCCCAACTCAACTATCATATAGATAAGGGGTTCTATCCGCTCGGCTCCTGCACCATGAAATACAATCCGAAAGTGAATGAAGACACGTGCAGGCTTCCTGGATTTGCCGGCCTCCATCCATATCAACCAGAGAAGACTGCTCAGGGTGCACTCCAGTTGATGTGGGAATTGCAGAGATGCCTCTGCGAGATTTCCGGGCTGGATGAGATGAGCCTTCAACCAGCAGCGGGCGCCCACTCTGAGTTGGTCGGGATGCTCATGATAAGAGCCTATCATGAGAAGAAGGGCAACCCCAGAACCAAAGTGTTGATCCCTGACTCTGCCCACGGCACCAATCCTGCCAGTTCCGCCGTTACTGGCTATACATCGGTTGAGATAAAGTCAAACGAAAAAGGCCTTGTCGACTCAGATGGGCTGAAGGCGAGCATGGATGAGACGGTAGCGGCCCTCATGCTCACCAATCCGAACACTCTTGGCCTGTTCGAAACGGAGATCAAAGAGATAGTGCACATAGTTCACGCAAAGGGCGGTCTCATCTACCTTGATGGAGCCAATCTGAACGCGCTCCTGGGAATCTTCAGACCGGGTGATGTGGGCGTGGACGTAGTTCACTTCAACCTTCACAAGACCTTTTCGACACCCCACGGGGGCGGAGGGCCTGGCGGAGGAGGAGTCGGTGTTTTGCAGGGTCTCGCACCGTTCCTTCCAGTACCTGCGGTAGTCAAAAAAGAGGAGAGGTTTATTCTTGACCACGACAGGCCAGATTCCATAGGGAACGTCCACGCCTTCTACGGAAATTTCGGAGTGATAGTTAGGGCATGGACATATATAAAAATGCTCGGCTCAGAGGGGTTAAGAAGAGTGGCAGAGAATGCTGTCATCAATGCAAACTATGCAATGAGGTCGCTCGAGAAGTATTATGACCTTCCCCACAAGCAAAACTGTATGCACGAGTTTGTCCTCTCCGGTGACAGGCAGATCAAACATGGTGTCAGGACCAGAGATATTGGCAAGAGGCTCCTCGATTACGGGGTGCATGCTCCCACCATCTACTTCCCACTCATCGTGCACGAGGCTTTGATGATCGAACCGACTGAGACAGAATCCAGGGAGAGCCTGGACAAGTTCATTGACGCGATGATTTCTATTGCCAGAGAAGCGGAGGAAAATCCTTCTCTTGTTCGAAATGCGCCACATACCACCCCGGTGAAGAGGCTTGATGAGGCGAAAGCTGCAAGGAGCCTGGATGTGAGGTGGAAGTGA